In one Thermodesulfobium acidiphilum genomic region, the following are encoded:
- a CDS encoding DnaJ C-terminal domain-containing protein: MKYKDYYKILGVDRNATEKEIKQAYKKLARKYHPDLPGGDAEKFKEINEAHEVLSNPEKRKIYDQMGSTWTTQGVGGQNFNFNGNFYTQYNINPGDFDNIFDLINSIFGSTGKRGFSSRGFSPFDLFGKQQNVRADVGQDVESEVTISFSEYLHGTTKRVNLPYLNKDVELKIPAGVKEGSKIRFRGLGQNGGDLYLKVKIEKDPRFSIEGDNIKTSANISLFTALLGGEIPIETPEGRVKVKVPAGSSSGTILRLKGLGALKHNKTRGDLLVNINVQIPKNLSSEEKEIVTKWAKLRGEK; encoded by the coding sequence ATGAAGTATAAAGATTATTATAAGATTCTTGGAGTTGATAGAAATGCTACTGAGAAGGAAATAAAACAGGCATATAAAAAATTAGCCAGAAAATATCATCCTGATTTACCGGGCGGCGATGCAGAAAAATTTAAAGAAATAAATGAAGCTCATGAAGTTTTATCAAATCCTGAAAAAAGAAAAATATACGACCAGATGGGTTCTACATGGACAACTCAGGGAGTAGGTGGCCAGAACTTTAATTTCAATGGCAATTTCTATACTCAATATAATATCAATCCCGGTGATTTTGATAATATATTTGACCTTATAAATAGCATTTTTGGTTCTACTGGTAAGAGAGGTTTTTCTAGTAGAGGATTTTCACCGTTTGACCTGTTTGGAAAACAACAAAACGTTAGGGCAGATGTTGGCCAAGATGTGGAATCTGAGGTTACCATATCATTTAGCGAATATTTACATGGTACTACAAAAAGAGTTAATTTGCCATACCTTAATAAAGATGTGGAATTAAAGATCCCTGCTGGAGTAAAGGAAGGTTCTAAGATTAGATTCAGGGGCCTGGGTCAAAATGGCGGAGATCTATATCTAAAAGTAAAGATTGAAAAGGATCCGCGATTTTCTATAGAAGGCGATAATATAAAGACTTCAGCTAACATTTCTTTGTTTACAGCTCTTCTTGGTGGTGAAATCCCGATAGAGACTCCTGAAGGAAGAGTGAAGGTGAAGGTCCCGGCTGGATCTTCATCAGGGACTATTCTTAGATTAAAAGGACTTGGTGCGCTTAAGCACAACAAGACAAGAGGAGATTTGCTTGTAAATATAAATGTTCAAATTCCAAAAAATCTTTCGAGTGAAGAAAAAGAGATTGTTACAAAATGGGCAAAATTAAGGGGTGAGAAATGA
- a CDS encoding nucleotide exchange factor GrpE encodes MSEIKIENTNGENGENKEGEEIKDYVETPVEDKDALIKKLQEEINDLQNKYLRSLADYDNLRKRTQREIEFRTNEIRRNFLAKILPNVDQLERALSYSDSENFKKGIEMVYKNLYEALKSENITKINAEPGTIFNPLYHEVVFTEESDEPEGTILQELSAGYIYNNEVLIPSKVKVSRPPKKEGETLDEV; translated from the coding sequence ATGTCTGAAATAAAGATAGAAAACACTAACGGTGAAAACGGTGAAAATAAAGAAGGCGAAGAAATAAAGGATTACGTTGAAACCCCGGTTGAGGATAAAGATGCTCTTATTAAAAAACTCCAAGAAGAAATAAATGATTTGCAAAATAAATATTTAAGAAGTTTGGCGGATTATGATAACTTAAGGAAAAGAACTCAGAGGGAAATAGAATTTAGAACTAACGAAATTAGAAGAAATTTTTTAGCAAAGATATTGCCAAATGTTGATCAACTCGAAAGGGCACTATCTTATTCTGATTCTGAAAATTTTAAAAAGGGAATAGAGATGGTCTATAAAAATTTATATGAAGCTCTTAAATCAGAAAATATAACAAAAATTAATGCTGAACCAGGCACTATTTTTAATCCTCTATATCATGAAGTAGTATTTACAGAGGAATCAGATGAACCTGAGGGCACCATACTCCAGGAGTTGAGTGCTGGGTATATATATAACAATGAGGTATTAATTCCATCAAAAGTTAAAGTGAGTCGGCCGCCTAAAAAGGAAGGCGAAACTTTAGATGAAGTATAA